In Candidatus Methylomirabilota bacterium, a genomic segment contains:
- a CDS encoding UbiD family decarboxylase has product MAYRDLREYLHALETRGKLHHVKKEVEPDWEVAAVLRRVFQRIPRDRRPAVMFERIKGHAMPLVAGVLGASPEIYALALETTVDKIADKWAQAQSHPIPPVGVTTGPVKETILLGDRADATRLPLCIWTRGQDPAPYVTAPCVVSRDPETGERNMGTYRMMLKGPRKFGLYLTNTWRDMYAHIKKNEDKGLATPCAVVIGCDPPVPLTSVARIRGDEFGVAGALRGAPLEVVRCETNDLEVPAHAEIVIEGSIPPGVREPEGPFGEYTGYMGAGGPSYVMEVTGITHRADPIYQAFFSQMPPSESSCIRGTGRDVALFKFMTRDLKLPVRDVHLLEAGGGAAFLGISLRRDHPALPQRAMWAAWSYEPSLSKIVVVVDEDIDVRDYFQLLWAMSWHVQPARDVYVVRDTAATGLDPSVAEADVLFEHQDLLSSKVGIDATRKHKFPARSIPPRADLDRVDAQWSDYGFE; this is encoded by the coding sequence ATGGCCTACCGCGACCTGCGCGAGTACCTGCACGCCCTGGAGACGCGAGGCAAGCTGCATCACGTCAAGAAGGAAGTCGAGCCCGACTGGGAGGTCGCCGCCGTGCTGCGCCGGGTCTTCCAGCGGATCCCCCGCGATCGCCGGCCGGCCGTCATGTTCGAGCGCATCAAGGGGCACGCGATGCCGCTGGTGGCCGGGGTCCTGGGCGCCTCGCCGGAGATCTACGCGCTGGCCCTGGAGACGACGGTCGACAAGATCGCCGACAAGTGGGCCCAGGCCCAGAGCCATCCGATCCCGCCCGTCGGCGTGACGACGGGGCCGGTCAAGGAGACGATCCTCCTCGGCGATCGGGCCGACGCCACCCGATTGCCCCTCTGCATCTGGACCCGCGGCCAGGACCCGGCGCCCTACGTCACCGCGCCCTGCGTGGTCTCGCGGGACCCGGAGACGGGCGAGCGCAACATGGGCACCTATCGGATGATGCTCAAAGGTCCCCGCAAGTTCGGGCTCTACCTCACCAACACCTGGCGCGACATGTACGCGCACATCAAGAAGAACGAGGACAAGGGGCTGGCCACGCCCTGCGCCGTCGTGATCGGCTGCGACCCACCGGTGCCGCTCACCTCCGTGGCCCGGATCCGGGGCGACGAGTTCGGCGTTGCCGGGGCCCTGCGAGGCGCGCCGCTGGAGGTGGTCCGCTGCGAGACCAACGATCTGGAGGTGCCGGCGCACGCCGAGATCGTCATCGAGGGCAGCATCCCGCCCGGCGTGCGCGAGCCCGAAGGGCCGTTCGGCGAGTACACGGGCTACATGGGCGCCGGTGGCCCCAGCTACGTGATGGAGGTCACCGGCATCACGCACCGGGCCGATCCGATCTATCAGGCCTTCTTCAGCCAGATGCCGCCCAGCGAGTCGAGCTGCATCCGGGGCACGGGCCGCGACGTGGCCCTGTTCAAGTTCATGACCCGCGACCTCAAGCTGCCCGTGCGTGACGTGCACCTCCTGGAGGCGGGCGGGGGCGCGGCCTTCCTGGGCATCTCGCTGCGTCGGGACCACCCGGCGTTGCCCCAGCGCGCCATGTGGGCGGCCTGGAGCTACGAGCCGTCGCTGTCCAAGATCGTCGTGGTCGTCGACGAGGACATCGACGTCCGCGACTATTTCCAGCTCCTGTGGGCCATGTCCTGGCATGTGCAGCCGGCGCGCGACGTCTACGTCGTCCGCGACACCGCGGCCACCGGCCTCGATCCGTCCGTCGCCGAGGCCGACGTCCTCTTCGAGCACCAGGACCTCCTGTCCTCGAAGGTCGGCATCGACGCGACGCGCAAGCACAAGTTCCCGGCGCGCTCGATTCCGCCCAGGGCGGATCTCGACCGCGTGGACGCTCAGTGGAGCGACTACGGCTTCGAGTGA
- a CDS encoding MFS transporter — MPRGRVFYGWWIVAAGFVLEFLIGALMFHAYGAYVVLLREEFGWSKTMLSAGFSMARAESGILGPIQGWLTDRFGPRVLIRVGVVIFALGFMLFSQINGPVAFFVTFFMIALGSSLGGFLPIGVAIVAWFRRHRALALSLSASGMAIGGLLTPLVVLALENIGWRWTAFASGVLVLVVGLPLAQLVHHRPEPYGWLPDGDPLRAPGADSAAPAPPLRAERNFTARQAMATRAFWFLAIGHGAALLVVSAVLVHMVVHVTERLGYSLQQASAVVALMTVTQAISQIGGGWLGDRFSKRRIAAGCMLGHAVGLVVLALATAFWMVLVFAVLHGIAWGLRGPLMSALRADYFGSLSFGTITGVSSMIVMIGMMAGPLVAGVLADLTGSYVPGFSALAAMAALGSVFFALARRPVFSA, encoded by the coding sequence GTGCCCAGGGGCAGGGTGTTCTACGGGTGGTGGATCGTCGCCGCCGGCTTCGTCCTCGAGTTCCTGATCGGGGCCCTGATGTTTCACGCCTATGGCGCCTACGTGGTCCTCCTGCGCGAAGAGTTCGGCTGGAGCAAGACGATGCTGTCGGCCGGCTTCTCGATGGCCCGGGCCGAGAGCGGCATCCTGGGTCCGATCCAGGGCTGGCTCACCGACCGCTTCGGCCCGCGCGTCCTCATCCGCGTCGGCGTGGTCATCTTTGCCCTCGGCTTCATGCTCTTCAGCCAGATCAACGGCCCGGTCGCGTTCTTCGTCACGTTCTTCATGATCGCCCTCGGCTCCAGCCTGGGCGGCTTCTTGCCGATCGGCGTCGCCATCGTCGCGTGGTTCCGGCGGCACCGCGCGCTGGCCCTGAGCCTCAGCGCCAGCGGGATGGCGATCGGCGGCCTGCTCACTCCGCTCGTGGTCCTGGCCCTGGAAAACATCGGCTGGCGGTGGACCGCCTTCGCCTCCGGCGTCCTGGTGCTGGTCGTCGGCCTGCCGCTAGCCCAGCTCGTGCACCACCGACCGGAGCCCTACGGCTGGCTGCCCGACGGCGACCCGCTGCGCGCGCCGGGGGCCGACTCCGCCGCGCCGGCGCCGCCTCTCCGGGCCGAGCGCAACTTCACCGCGCGCCAGGCCATGGCGACCCGGGCGTTCTGGTTCCTGGCCATCGGCCACGGCGCGGCGCTGCTGGTCGTCTCGGCGGTGCTCGTCCACATGGTCGTCCACGTCACCGAGCGGCTGGGCTACTCGCTCCAGCAGGCCAGCGCGGTGGTGGCGCTCATGACGGTCACGCAGGCGATCAGCCAGATCGGTGGCGGCTGGCTCGGCGACCGCTTCAGCAAACGTCGGATCGCAGCCGGCTGCATGCTCGGGCACGCCGTCGGGTTGGTGGTCCTCGCCCTGGCCACGGCGTTCTGGATGGTGCTGGTGTTCGCCGTGCTGCACGGGATCGCCTGGGGGCTCCGGGGCCCGCTGATGTCGGCGCTCCGCGCCGACTACTTCGGCAGCCTCTCGTTCGGGACGATCACGGGCGTGTCTTCGATGATCGTGATGATCGGCATGATGGCCGGGCCGCTCGTGGCCGGCGTGCTCGCCGATCTCACCGGCAGCTATGTCCCCGGCTTCAGCGCGCTGGCGGCGATGGCGGCCCTGGGATCCGTCTTCTTCGCCCTGGCCCGGCGGCCCGTATTTTCGGCTTGA
- a CDS encoding LLM class flavin-dependent oxidoreductase — translation MDFGLFYYCQGRGAPHEQAYAEMLEQIALAETLGFGECWFAEHHFTDYSMLPSPNLMIAAALQRTRRMRFGNYVNALPFHHPLRLAAEAAMLDNMAGGRFDFGIGKGVRPGEFVKLGLNFDEATAMTEEAIEVLVKVWTQDTASYDGRYWRFPELSLRPRVLQRPHPPLHMVASRPATVARVGARGWPVAMHFTPSAVVARCVREYREAVAARTEPSGSGPYRPRLLLCRETYVADTPEAARADGALALQGFWYLSSLASPPLPTTYSDARFKELTGRVWGGQTYDELDAIGGMIIGSPAQVAAKVKELEAIGVDTLLLVCSFGDLSHAQVCRSLELFARAVIHKR, via the coding sequence GTGGACTTCGGGCTCTTCTACTACTGTCAGGGTCGCGGCGCCCCCCACGAGCAGGCCTACGCGGAGATGCTGGAGCAGATCGCCCTGGCCGAGACGCTGGGATTCGGCGAGTGCTGGTTCGCCGAGCATCACTTCACCGACTACTCGATGCTGCCGAGCCCGAATCTCATGATCGCGGCCGCGCTGCAGCGCACGCGGCGCATGCGCTTCGGCAACTACGTGAACGCCCTGCCCTTTCATCATCCGCTCCGCCTGGCCGCCGAGGCGGCGATGCTGGACAACATGGCCGGCGGGCGCTTCGACTTCGGCATCGGCAAGGGCGTCCGGCCGGGGGAGTTCGTCAAGCTCGGGCTGAACTTCGACGAGGCCACGGCGATGACCGAGGAGGCCATCGAGGTTCTGGTGAAGGTGTGGACCCAGGACACCGCCTCCTACGACGGCCGGTACTGGCGCTTCCCGGAGCTCAGCCTGCGGCCCCGGGTGCTCCAGCGCCCCCACCCCCCCCTGCACATGGTGGCGAGTCGGCCCGCCACGGTGGCCCGCGTGGGCGCGCGGGGCTGGCCGGTGGCGATGCACTTCACGCCGAGCGCGGTGGTGGCGCGCTGTGTCCGGGAATATCGGGAGGCGGTGGCGGCCCGAACGGAGCCTTCCGGGAGCGGGCCCTATCGCCCGCGCCTGCTGCTGTGCCGGGAGACGTATGTCGCCGACACGCCGGAAGCGGCGCGCGCCGACGGCGCGCTGGCCCTGCAGGGATTCTGGTACCTGTCGTCCCTGGCCTCGCCGCCGCTGCCCACCACGTACTCGGACGCGCGCTTCAAGGAGTTGACGGGCCGGGTCTGGGGCGGCCAGACCTACGACGAGCTCGACGCCATCGGCGGCATGATCATCGGCTCGCCCGCGCAGGTGGCGGCGAAGGTCAAAGAGCTGGAGGCCATCGGGGTCGATACGCTGCTGCTCGTGTGCAGCTTCGGCGATCTCTCGCACGCCCAGGTCTGTCGCTCGCTCGAGCTGTTCGCCCGGGCCGTCATCCACAAGCGCTGA
- a CDS encoding nitrile hydratase subunit alpha — MADHDDHAHPHDTTSHMHDPAAHVRAVEEDLEYYRTKRLEPRIFFLIRRGYLSLYDVVQAGRALEPPALDASGHLESRIRRLEDALDRYVRGTALVSSDLVRADAVIEDIRKERGDYDDDFRMTKRSHEGSLEERVARLEHHLAEDLGLLEAFTRALVQRTLLDESDVDKHGEASSPAGLWAGARIVARAWVDPEFKARLMTRGREAVRELQIPPGRLGKLGVVENTASVHNVVVCTLCSCYPHDLLGDTPWWYKHDSYKKRIVADPRATLRDMFQLELPSRMEIQVHDSTSDVRYMVLPRRPAGTEGMSEAELARLVTRDSLIGAGECLQPGR; from the coding sequence ATGGCTGATCACGACGACCACGCGCATCCTCACGACACCACCAGCCACATGCACGATCCGGCCGCCCACGTCCGGGCCGTCGAGGAAGACCTCGAGTACTATCGGACGAAGCGCCTGGAGCCGCGCATCTTCTTCCTCATCCGTCGCGGGTACCTGTCGCTGTACGACGTCGTCCAGGCCGGGCGAGCCCTGGAGCCCCCGGCCCTCGACGCCTCGGGCCACCTGGAATCACGCATCCGCCGGCTGGAAGATGCGCTCGACCGCTACGTGCGGGGAACGGCGCTGGTGTCCTCCGACCTCGTCCGAGCCGACGCCGTCATCGAGGACATCCGCAAGGAGCGAGGCGACTACGACGACGACTTCCGGATGACGAAGCGCTCACACGAGGGCAGCCTGGAAGAGCGCGTGGCCCGGCTCGAGCACCATCTGGCCGAGGACCTCGGCTTGCTCGAGGCCTTCACCCGCGCGCTCGTCCAGCGAACGCTGCTCGATGAGAGCGACGTGGACAAGCACGGGGAAGCCTCGAGCCCGGCGGGCCTGTGGGCGGGAGCGCGGATCGTGGCCCGGGCCTGGGTCGACCCCGAGTTCAAGGCCCGGCTCATGACCAGGGGACGGGAGGCGGTACGCGAGCTGCAGATCCCGCCGGGCCGGCTGGGCAAGCTCGGCGTGGTCGAGAACACGGCGTCGGTGCACAACGTCGTCGTGTGCACGCTCTGTTCGTGCTATCCGCACGATCTGCTGGGGGACACGCCCTGGTGGTACAAGCACGACAGCTACAAGAAGCGGATCGTCGCGGATCCCCGGGCCACCCTCCGGGACATGTTCCAGCTCGAGCTGCCGTCCCGGATGGAGATCCAGGTCCACGACAGCACCTCCGACGTGCGGTACATGGTGCTGCCGCGGCGGCCGGCCGGCACGGAAGGGATGAGCGAGGCGGAGCTGGCCCGCCTGGTGACGCGGGATAGCCTGATCGGCGCCGGCGAGTGTCTGCAGCCCGGGCGATGA
- a CDS encoding SH3-like domain-containing protein, protein MTESAPSRFKTGDAVRVRLQTLHGNPRTPSYARGKVGIVVTVHGCMPNPLDHRGVYPPLYTIVFPISDVFPGRGEGALHADIHEDWLEPA, encoded by the coding sequence ATGACGGAGTCGGCGCCGTCCCGGTTCAAGACGGGCGACGCGGTCCGCGTCCGCCTGCAGACGTTGCACGGCAACCCCCGGACGCCGTCCTATGCGCGGGGCAAGGTGGGGATCGTGGTCACCGTCCACGGCTGTATGCCGAACCCGCTGGACCATCGCGGCGTCTACCCGCCGCTGTACACGATCGTGTTTCCGATCAGCGACGTCTTTCCCGGCCGCGGGGAGGGCGCGCTGCACGCCGACATCCACGAGGATTGGCTGGAGCCGGCGTGA
- a CDS encoding MFS transporter, which yields MTSRWAVVAALFAVTASVSTSLTAFGVFLPELSDAFGWSRGGVSVALTISLIVGGLAAFPVGWRADRYGPRGVLVLTVATGAIGFALSAAIERLWHFYLSYGVLVGLGASSIYVLAAATVSRWFQERRGLALAIVLSGFNLGWLAGGPLAALLIGVGGWRFAYLAFALLIAGIGIPGSLCVRYPTAPSAPRPAAAGASEALGDRRLWYLVGSWALLGLVFMMVAVHSVPFARDRGWPLERASLVLTAFGVGAAMGRLLAGAAADRLGAGPTMRVCVLVQGAALIALVAQPPGWALPVILLAFGVGASGTDNTFVKVVPDVFGLAALATIMSILGMGWRSGAGLGPAVAGFVHDLTGSYTASFGGGLAALTGGWALFRLGSVRARGR from the coding sequence GTGACATCACGGTGGGCGGTGGTCGCGGCGCTGTTCGCCGTGACCGCATCCGTCTCCACCTCGCTCACCGCCTTCGGCGTCTTCCTGCCGGAGCTGTCGGACGCCTTCGGCTGGAGTCGGGGCGGCGTCTCGGTGGCGCTGACGATCAGCCTGATCGTGGGGGGCCTGGCGGCCTTCCCCGTCGGCTGGCGCGCCGACCGCTACGGCCCCCGCGGTGTGCTCGTGCTCACCGTGGCGACCGGCGCCATAGGCTTCGCGCTGAGCGCGGCGATCGAGCGGCTGTGGCACTTCTACCTCTCCTACGGTGTGCTCGTCGGTCTGGGGGCGTCGTCGATCTACGTGCTGGCCGCAGCCACGGTCTCGCGCTGGTTCCAGGAGCGGCGCGGCCTGGCGCTGGCCATCGTGCTCAGCGGCTTCAACCTGGGCTGGCTGGCGGGCGGACCGCTCGCCGCGCTGCTGATCGGCGTGGGAGGCTGGCGCTTCGCCTACCTCGCGTTCGCCCTGCTGATCGCCGGGATCGGGATCCCGGGAAGCCTGTGTGTCCGCTACCCCACGGCGCCGAGCGCGCCCCGGCCCGCCGCGGCCGGCGCCAGCGAGGCCCTGGGCGATCGTCGCCTCTGGTACCTCGTGGGCTCCTGGGCGCTCCTGGGCCTCGTCTTCATGATGGTCGCTGTGCACAGCGTTCCCTTCGCCCGGGATCGCGGGTGGCCGCTGGAGCGGGCCTCGCTGGTCCTCACGGCGTTCGGGGTGGGGGCCGCTATGGGCCGGCTGCTGGCCGGGGCGGCCGCCGACCGGCTCGGCGCCGGCCCCACGATGCGGGTCTGCGTGCTCGTCCAGGGGGCGGCCCTGATCGCCCTGGTGGCGCAGCCACCCGGCTGGGCCCTGCCTGTCATCCTGCTGGCCTTCGGCGTCGGGGCGTCGGGCACGGACAACACCTTCGTGAAAGTCGTCCCCGATGTGTTCGGGCTGGCCGCTCTGGCGACGATCATGAGCATCCTCGGTATGGGCTGGCGCAGCGGCGCGGGGCTGGGACCGGCCGTGGCCGGATTCGTCCACGACCTGACGGGCTCCTACACGGCGTCGTTCGGGGGCGGGCTGGCCGCCCTCACCGGCGGCTGGGCGCTCTTCCGGCTCGGCAGCGTGCGAGCGCGAGGGCGCTGA
- a CDS encoding exodeoxyribonuclease III: MRIATWNVNSLRARLEKVTWWLERARPDVLLMQETKLADGDTPTATFRDVGYELCHHGEGRWNGVAVASRVGVAQVVTNFGEPLRPPATPDVADDEPLAEARMLSAVCGGVRVVSLYAPNGRSVGSPFYQAKLSWYERLARWLAEACDPREPLVLGGDFNVAPTDADVWDPRACHGGTHVSEPERSAFARLVHWGLIDVYRLHHPEPGRYSWWDYRAGNFHKNFGMRIDHLLVSEPVAKRTLWAEIDREARKGKPLPSDHAPLVIDLDVPGVPFDAGWTAAEARIASRGGPGREQPRS, translated from the coding sequence ATGCGCATCGCCACCTGGAACGTGAACTCCCTGCGGGCGCGCCTGGAGAAGGTCACCTGGTGGCTGGAGCGGGCCAGGCCCGATGTGCTCCTGATGCAGGAGACGAAGCTGGCTGACGGCGACACGCCGACCGCGACGTTCCGGGACGTCGGCTATGAGCTCTGCCACCACGGCGAGGGCCGCTGGAACGGCGTGGCGGTGGCCAGCCGCGTGGGGGTGGCCCAGGTGGTGACCAACTTCGGCGAGCCGCTGCGACCTCCGGCCACGCCCGACGTCGCCGACGACGAGCCGCTGGCCGAAGCGCGAATGCTGTCGGCGGTGTGCGGCGGCGTGCGCGTGGTCAGCCTCTACGCGCCGAACGGGCGCAGTGTCGGCTCGCCTTTCTACCAGGCGAAGCTGTCCTGGTACGAGCGCCTGGCCCGCTGGCTCGCCGAAGCCTGCGACCCCCGGGAGCCGCTGGTGCTGGGCGGCGATTTCAACGTGGCCCCCACCGATGCCGACGTGTGGGATCCCCGCGCCTGTCACGGGGGCACCCACGTCTCCGAGCCCGAGCGCTCGGCCTTCGCCCGCCTCGTGCACTGGGGGCTGATCGATGTGTACCGCCTGCACCATCCCGAGCCCGGGCGCTACTCATGGTGGGACTATCGGGCCGGGAACTTCCACAAGAACTTCGGCATGCGCATCGACCACCTGCTCGTCAGCGAGCCGGTCGCCAAGCGCACGCTCTGGGCCGAGATCGATCGCGAAGCCCGCAAGGGCAAACCGCTGCCCTCCGACCATGCGCCGCTCGTGATCGACCTCGACGTGCCGGGCGTGCCCTTCGACGCCGGCTGGACGGCGGCCGAAGCGCGGATCGCCAGCCGCGGCGGGCCCGGGCGGGAACAACCGCGATCGTGA
- a CDS encoding transglycosylase SLT domain-containing protein: MAALLLILALVLGVPPAAMAAEPHDDAEAESTGAETDRMAELEAQVEALGVQIEHLRDEVAGLKEIVSSRRAALHTYRVPDSVTFADHQVPLDRPDVVERLEREFYVALGDPAQVILWLKRSARYFPYIEQELRKAGLPDDLKYVAVIESALRPRAYSHARASGIWQFIASTARLFGLRVTASWDDRRDPERSTAAAIRYLRELHQQFGDWPLALAGYNTGGDRVAAALKRQGVGEYYHVALSPETEAYFFRVLAAKLILEHPGRYGFEVPPEARYSPHAAELVKIHVPRRMAVRELAEAAGSYYRQIRALNPAIMRDTLPPGQYQVRIPEGRPARFLANLAERNRAARERSSWRHRYRVRAGDTLASIARRFGVSVSAIKADNPAARRPHIYPGDVLVIEPVGRGGPDS, encoded by the coding sequence ATGGCGGCCCTGCTGCTGATCCTGGCCCTCGTTCTCGGCGTTCCCCCGGCGGCGATGGCCGCCGAGCCGCACGATGATGCCGAGGCCGAGTCCACCGGCGCCGAGACGGACCGCATGGCCGAGCTCGAGGCCCAGGTCGAGGCGCTGGGCGTACAGATCGAACACCTGCGGGACGAGGTCGCCGGTCTCAAGGAGATCGTGTCCAGCCGGCGGGCCGCGCTGCACACCTACCGCGTGCCCGACAGCGTCACGTTCGCCGACCACCAGGTGCCACTGGACCGTCCCGACGTCGTCGAGCGTCTCGAGCGGGAGTTCTACGTGGCCCTCGGGGACCCCGCCCAGGTGATCCTGTGGCTGAAGCGCAGCGCGCGCTACTTTCCCTACATCGAGCAGGAGCTGCGCAAGGCCGGGCTGCCGGACGATCTCAAATACGTGGCCGTGATCGAGAGCGCCTTGCGTCCGCGCGCCTACTCCCACGCGCGAGCGTCGGGGATCTGGCAGTTCATCGCCAGCACCGCCAGGCTCTTCGGCCTGCGGGTCACGGCGAGCTGGGACGACCGCCGGGACCCGGAACGATCCACCGCCGCCGCCATCCGGTATCTCCGCGAGCTGCACCAGCAGTTCGGGGACTGGCCGCTGGCGCTCGCCGGCTACAACACGGGCGGTGACCGGGTCGCGGCCGCCTTGAAGCGTCAGGGTGTCGGCGAGTACTACCACGTGGCCCTGTCCCCCGAAACCGAGGCCTATTTCTTCCGGGTGCTGGCGGCCAAGCTGATCCTGGAACACCCCGGCCGGTATGGCTTCGAGGTTCCCCCGGAGGCGCGTTATTCTCCGCACGCCGCCGAGCTCGTGAAGATCCACGTCCCCCGGCGTATGGCGGTTCGCGAGCTGGCCGAGGCCGCCGGCTCCTATTACCGCCAGATCCGCGCGTTGAACCCGGCGATCATGAGGGACACGCTGCCCCCGGGCCAGTACCAGGTGCGGATCCCGGAGGGCCGCCCCGCGCGATTTCTCGCCAACCTGGCGGAGCGCAATCGGGCGGCGCGGGAGCGCAGCAGCTGGCGCCACCGGTACCGCGTGCGGGCCGGGGATACCCTGGCTTCGATCGCCCGGCGCTTCGGCGTGTCGGTGAGCGCGATCAAAGCGGACAACCCCGCCGCCCGTCGGCCCCACATCTACCCGGGAGACGTCCTCGTCATCGAGCCGGTCGGTCGCGGCGGGCCCGACTCGTAG
- a CDS encoding molybdopterin-dependent oxidoreductase: MPHTVRTMCPMNCHPTLCGMLVTLDNGRVVGVSGDPANPDSQGFLCVRGQATRELADNPRRLLHPLIRDRRDDDAWRRASWDEALERIVTAMRQAGRESVGLWSGHGLLANNYGTRLQSQLLRRFANLWGCQWWSPAIICWGLGGFGLGLTGVVRVNTKEDLGAHANLVLLWGANLASQPNTGRHLMAARRRGARVVSIDIRETETAAQADDVLLIRPGTDAALALAMMHVIIDEGLWDRQFVDQHTVGFAELREHVRACSPAWASGITGLAAERITALARRYARTRPAMILVGGSSMHKGANGWRSARAIGCLPGLTGNLGIPGGGLGPRHGASTSGQDLADIAAADRRPPGDYIPSQMPRITESLLERRVRVLLLFGTNMLSSFADAERLAQGLARTELVVSHDLFMNDTARRFADVILPGTSWLEELGCKSTNTHLYLMPQALPPAGEARSAVRVLRELASRLGVEEFFPWASAEGALDALLAHPSTGHATVKSLTSRDGIQALRISHVAYADHRFDTPSGKVEFYSERARGLDLPPLPVHEDLPAAPGRLVFRQGRTLTHFHGFYDHGRALPTLAAADPGPVLWIAPADAAARGIADGAPIRIHNERGQFEAQARVTPKIPSGTVWMRDGWEGLNRLTSGAALIPDHAVEIFPFAAGQAAFEAEVEVSPG, translated from the coding sequence GTGCCCCACACCGTGCGGACCATGTGCCCGATGAACTGCCACCCCACGCTGTGCGGCATGCTGGTCACGCTGGACAACGGCCGCGTGGTCGGAGTCAGCGGGGACCCCGCGAACCCCGACAGCCAGGGCTTTCTCTGCGTGCGGGGCCAGGCCACCCGCGAGCTCGCCGACAACCCCCGGCGCCTGCTTCATCCACTCATCCGGGATCGCCGCGATGACGACGCCTGGCGGCGCGCGAGCTGGGACGAGGCGCTGGAGCGCATCGTCACGGCGATGCGCCAGGCCGGACGTGAGTCCGTGGGCCTGTGGTCCGGTCACGGGCTGCTCGCCAACAACTACGGCACGCGCTTGCAGTCCCAGCTGCTACGCCGCTTCGCCAACCTGTGGGGCTGCCAGTGGTGGAGCCCCGCCATCATCTGCTGGGGCCTGGGCGGGTTCGGCCTGGGCCTCACCGGTGTGGTGCGCGTGAACACGAAGGAGGACCTGGGCGCGCACGCGAACCTCGTGCTGTTGTGGGGCGCGAACCTCGCGTCCCAGCCGAACACCGGGCGCCACCTGATGGCCGCCCGCCGGCGCGGCGCCCGGGTCGTCAGCATCGACATCCGCGAGACGGAGACCGCCGCCCAGGCCGACGACGTGCTGCTGATCCGGCCCGGGACCGACGCCGCCCTGGCCCTGGCCATGATGCACGTGATCATCGACGAGGGGCTGTGGGATCGGCAGTTCGTCGACCAGCACACCGTGGGGTTCGCCGAGCTGCGCGAGCACGTGCGCGCCTGCTCGCCGGCCTGGGCGTCCGGGATCACCGGCCTCGCCGCCGAGCGGATCACCGCGCTGGCCCGCCGTTACGCGCGCACGCGACCGGCTATGATCCTCGTCGGCGGCAGCTCCATGCACAAGGGCGCCAACGGCTGGCGCTCGGCCCGGGCCATCGGCTGTCTGCCCGGGCTCACCGGCAACCTGGGCATCCCCGGCGGCGGGCTGGGTCCGCGTCACGGCGCGTCCACCTCGGGTCAGGATCTGGCCGACATCGCGGCCGCGGACCGCCGGCCGCCGGGCGACTACATCCCCAGCCAGATGCCGCGCATCACGGAATCGCTCCTCGAGCGCCGGGTGCGCGTGCTGCTCCTGTTCGGCACCAACATGCTGTCGTCGTTCGCCGACGCCGAGCGGTTGGCCCAGGGCCTGGCCCGGACCGAGCTGGTGGTGAGCCACGACCTGTTCATGAACGACACGGCCCGCCGCTTCGCCGACGTGATCTTGCCGGGCACGAGCTGGCTCGAGGAGCTGGGCTGCAAGAGCACGAACACCCACCTCTACCTGATGCCGCAGGCGCTGCCGCCCGCCGGCGAGGCGCGCTCGGCCGTCCGGGTCCTGCGCGAGCTGGCCAGCCGGCTCGGCGTAGAGGAGTTCTTTCCCTGGGCCAGCGCGGAAGGCGCGCTCGACGCGCTGCTCGCCCACCCGTCGACCGGGCACGCGACGGTGAAGTCGCTCACCTCCCGGGACGGCATTCAGGCGCTGCGGATCTCGCACGTCGCGTACGCGGACCACCGCTTCGACACGCCGTCGGGCAAGGTCGAGTTCTATTCCGAGCGGGCCCGCGGCCTCGACCTGCCGCCCCTGCCCGTCCACGAGGATCTGCCGGCGGCACCTGGGCGGCTGGTCTTCAGGCAGGGCCGGACGCTGACCCACTTCCACGGCTTCTACGATCACGGGCGGGCCCTGCCCACCCTGGCCGCCGCGGATCCCGGACCGGTGCTGTGGATCGCCCCGGCTGACGCGGCTGCCCGGGGCATCGCCGACGGGGCGCCGATCCGCATCCACAACGAGCGCGGCCAGTTCGAGGCCCAGGCTCGGGTCACGCCGAAGATCCCGAGCGGAACCGTGTGGATGCGCGATGGCTGGGAGGGCCTGAATCGCCTGACGTCGGGGGCGGCGCTCATCCCCGACCACGCGGTCGAGATCTTCCCCTTCGCCGCCGGGCAGGCCGCGTTCGAAGCGGAGGTCGAGGTCAGCCCGGGCTGA